Proteins found in one Serratia plymuthica genomic segment:
- the speB gene encoding agmatinase, with the protein MSTLGHQSDNSLVSNAFGFLRFPLNFMPYDSDAEWVITGIPFDMATSGRAGGRHGPAAIRQVSTNLAWEGNRWPWSFDLRDRLNVVDCGDIVFNFGDAQDMSDKLQAHAEKLLKAGKRMLSFGGDHFVTLPLLRAHAKHFGKLALVHFDAHTDTYANGSKYDHGTMFFHAPNEGLIDPNRSVQIGIRTEFDHDNGFTVLDAAQVNDRSVDDLLTQIKQIVGDMPVYLTFDIDCLDPAFAPGTGTPVIGGLTSDRALKLVRGMQSLNIVGMDVVEVAPAYDQSEITALAAATLGLEMLYLQAAKKHA; encoded by the coding sequence ATGAGCACCTTAGGCCATCAGTCCGATAATTCATTAGTGTCCAACGCCTTTGGTTTCCTGCGCTTTCCGCTGAATTTCATGCCTTACGACAGCGATGCAGAGTGGGTCATCACCGGCATTCCATTCGATATGGCAACCTCCGGCCGCGCCGGTGGCCGTCATGGCCCGGCCGCCATCCGCCAGGTGTCTACCAACCTGGCCTGGGAAGGCAACCGTTGGCCGTGGAGCTTCGATCTGCGCGATCGCCTGAACGTGGTTGACTGCGGCGACATCGTGTTCAACTTCGGCGATGCGCAGGACATGAGCGACAAGCTGCAGGCGCACGCGGAAAAATTGCTGAAAGCCGGCAAGCGCATGCTCTCGTTCGGTGGCGACCACTTCGTCACGCTGCCGCTGCTGCGCGCGCACGCCAAGCATTTCGGTAAACTGGCGCTGGTGCATTTTGACGCCCACACCGACACCTACGCCAACGGCAGCAAATACGACCACGGCACCATGTTCTTCCATGCGCCGAACGAAGGCCTGATCGATCCGAACCGCTCGGTGCAGATCGGCATTCGTACCGAGTTCGATCACGACAACGGCTTTACCGTGTTGGATGCCGCACAGGTTAACGACCGCAGCGTGGACGACCTGCTGACGCAGATCAAACAGATCGTCGGCGATATGCCGGTTTACCTGACCTTCGACATCGACTGCCTGGATCCGGCGTTCGCACCGGGCACCGGCACCCCGGTGATCGGCGGCCTGACCTCCGATCGCGCGCTGAAACTGGTACGCGGCATGCAGTCGCTGAACATCGTCGGCATGGACGTGGTTGAAGTGGCGCCAGCCTATGACCAATCCGAAATCACCGCGCTGGCCGCGGCGACTCTGGGTCTGGAAATGCTGTATCTGCAAGCGGCCAAGAAACACGCCTAA
- the rluF gene encoding 23S rRNA pseudouridine(2604) synthase RluF, whose amino-acid sequence MLSKPSIRLNKYISESGICSRRDADRYIEQGNVFINGKRVALGDRVFPGDVVKVNGQLIEPRNEDNLIFIALNKPVGVVSTTEEGEKDNIVDFVNHSTRIFPIGRLDKDSQGLIFLTNHGDLVNKILRAGNDHEKEYRVTVNKPVTDDFIRGLGAGVPMLGTVTKKCKVKKEAPFVFRIVLVQGLNRQIRRMCEHFGYEVTKLERTRIMNVSLAGLPPGEWRDLTDDELVELFKSIEDSSSEAKPAKKPKPAVKKPAGSAPKSAEKSAGNAAARKRFAQPGRKKKGR is encoded by the coding sequence ATGCTCAGCAAACCATCCATACGTCTTAACAAATATATCAGCGAGAGCGGCATCTGCTCCCGCCGCGATGCCGATCGTTACATTGAACAAGGCAACGTTTTTATCAATGGCAAGCGCGTTGCGCTTGGCGATCGGGTGTTTCCAGGGGACGTGGTCAAGGTCAATGGCCAACTGATTGAACCCCGCAACGAAGACAATCTGATCTTCATTGCACTCAATAAACCTGTGGGTGTCGTCAGCACCACGGAAGAGGGCGAGAAAGACAATATTGTCGATTTCGTAAACCACAGCACCCGCATTTTCCCGATCGGCCGTTTGGATAAAGATTCCCAGGGGCTGATCTTCCTTACCAACCACGGCGATCTGGTAAACAAGATCCTGCGCGCAGGCAACGATCACGAGAAAGAGTATCGGGTTACGGTCAACAAACCGGTGACCGACGATTTTATCCGTGGCCTGGGGGCCGGCGTGCCGATGCTGGGTACGGTGACTAAAAAGTGCAAGGTAAAGAAAGAAGCGCCGTTTGTCTTTCGCATCGTGCTGGTCCAGGGGCTTAACCGCCAGATCCGCCGTATGTGCGAGCATTTTGGCTATGAGGTTACCAAGCTGGAACGCACCCGCATTATGAATGTCAGCTTGGCCGGGTTGCCGCCGGGTGAATGGCGCGATTTAACGGATGACGAACTGGTCGAACTGTTTAAATCGATTGAGGATTCTTCCTCGGAAGCGAAACCGGCGAAGAAACCCAAACCTGCGGTGAAAAAACCGGCCGGCAGTGCGCCGAAAAGCGCCGAGAAATCCGCTGGCAATGCGGCTGCCCGCAAGCGTTTCGCCCAACCTGGCCGCAAAAAGAAAGGTCGCTGA
- a CDS encoding non-heme iron oxygenase ferredoxin subunit, translated as MSWKNVCEVSQVKEDFPFSANVEGKEVGVYLIDGNYYALEDVCPHAYALLSQGFVDDGKIECPLHEALFDVRTGQCLREPGGRDLQTYPTRVVDNQIQITFIEEE; from the coding sequence ATGAGCTGGAAGAACGTGTGTGAAGTGTCTCAGGTGAAAGAAGATTTTCCTTTCTCCGCCAACGTGGAAGGAAAAGAAGTCGGGGTGTATCTGATCGACGGCAACTATTACGCGCTGGAAGACGTTTGCCCACATGCCTATGCCTTGCTCAGCCAGGGGTTTGTTGATGACGGCAAGATCGAGTGCCCGTTGCATGAAGCGCTGTTCGACGTGCGTACCGGCCAGTGTCTGCGTGAGCCAGGCGGCCGCGATCTGCAAACCTATCCCACCCGGGTTGTCGACAATCAAATCCAAATCACCTTTATCGAGGAGGAGTAA
- a CDS encoding recombinase-like helix-turn-helix domain-containing protein, with protein MQHITDFNPWLPDTQQVSPARVGGNGQIHQPGQFRNVIWQNRSRVPDGFETALVAALEEIFEQGAEELEQIVGALNQRRLFDRSGQPWNEATFREFLHVNGY; from the coding sequence ATGCAGCACATCACCGATTTCAATCCCTGGCTGCCGGACACCCAACAGGTGAGCCCGGCGCGCGTTGGCGGCAACGGTCAGATCCACCAACCGGGCCAGTTCCGGAACGTCATCTGGCAGAACCGCAGCCGGGTACCGGACGGCTTCGAAACCGCACTGGTCGCGGCGCTGGAAGAGATCTTCGAGCAGGGCGCGGAAGAGCTTGAGCAGATCGTCGGCGCGCTGAACCAGCGCCGCCTGTTTGATCGCAGCGGCCAGCCGTGGAATGAGGCGACGTTCCGCGAATTCCTTCACGTTAACGGTTACTGA
- a CDS encoding aromatic ring-hydroxylating oxygenase subunit alpha — translation MTVNTTSSAKTLQDYLDQGLRGMWYPVLASWEVGNNPVGITRLEQQIVVWRDAEGAIHALEDRCPHRGARLSMGWNLGDRIACWYHGVEVGGDGTVKDVPAVDRCPLVGQKCLRSYPAKEAYGAVFLYFGITADEAPPELTFPQELADEVSYSNFLCTASWDCNYQYALENVMDPMHGTYLHASSHSMAEGDRKADMALEPTDTGFIFKKNGQIGVNFDWVEFGSSGAYWMRLSIPYKKRFGPGGHFWIIGMVVPEDKDHCRVFFWRIRKVKDWQRDIWRFMYRNRLEALHWDVLEQDRIVLENMAPNARGREYLYQHDVGLSRLRRMMQKEAKKQLAILAEQEAAQ, via the coding sequence ATGACGGTAAACACAACATCCTCCGCAAAGACTTTGCAGGACTATCTCGATCAGGGGTTGCGCGGCATGTGGTACCCGGTGCTGGCCAGTTGGGAAGTGGGCAATAATCCGGTAGGCATTACGCGTCTTGAGCAGCAGATAGTGGTGTGGCGCGACGCCGAAGGCGCGATCCACGCGCTGGAAGATCGCTGCCCGCATCGCGGCGCACGGCTGTCGATGGGCTGGAATCTGGGCGATCGCATCGCCTGCTGGTATCACGGCGTTGAGGTTGGCGGCGACGGTACGGTCAAAGACGTGCCTGCGGTCGATCGCTGCCCGCTGGTGGGGCAAAAATGCCTGCGTTCTTACCCGGCCAAAGAGGCCTACGGCGCCGTGTTCCTTTATTTCGGCATCACCGCCGACGAAGCGCCGCCGGAGCTGACCTTCCCACAGGAACTGGCGGATGAGGTTTCCTACAGCAACTTCCTGTGTACCGCCAGCTGGGACTGCAACTATCAGTATGCATTGGAAAACGTTATGGATCCGATGCACGGCACCTACCTGCACGCCTCTTCGCATTCGATGGCGGAAGGGGATCGCAAGGCGGACATGGCGCTGGAGCCGACCGATACCGGGTTCATCTTCAAGAAGAACGGCCAGATCGGCGTTAACTTTGACTGGGTCGAGTTCGGCAGCAGCGGTGCCTACTGGATGCGCCTGTCGATCCCGTACAAGAAGCGCTTTGGGCCGGGCGGCCACTTCTGGATCATCGGCATGGTGGTGCCGGAAGATAAAGATCATTGCCGGGTGTTCTTCTGGCGTATCCGCAAGGTCAAAGACTGGCAGCGCGACATCTGGCGCTTTATGTACCGCAATCGCCTGGAAGCCCTGCATTGGGACGTACTGGAACAAGATCGCATCGTGCTGGAGAACATGGCGCCAAACGCGCGTGGCCGTGAATATTTGTATCAGCATGACGTTGGCCTTTCCCGCCTGCGCCGCATGATGCAAAAAGAGGCGAAAAAACAACTGGCGATACTCGCCGAACAGGAGGCCGCGCAGTGA
- a CDS encoding SDR family oxidoreductase, which translates to MNGLLTGKRIVVTGAARGLGRSFAGAIAQAGGRVVMCDILADELAGSAASLREQGAEVETQVIDLASPASITATFSAIAAGGTIDGLVNNAALATGVGGKTMMEYDIDLWDRVMQVNVRGTWLVSQAAVPLLAQNPHAKIVNVASDTALWGAPRLMAYVASKGAIISMTRSMARELGPQGICVNAIAPGLTRVEATEYVPAERHQLYEQGRALAGAQHPDDVNGTVLYLLSPLANFVTGQLLPVNGGFVFN; encoded by the coding sequence GTGAACGGCCTGTTGACGGGAAAACGCATTGTGGTGACCGGCGCGGCGCGCGGTCTGGGCCGCAGCTTTGCCGGGGCCATCGCCCAGGCGGGCGGGCGGGTGGTGATGTGCGATATTCTGGCGGATGAATTGGCGGGCAGCGCCGCCAGCCTGCGTGAGCAGGGGGCCGAGGTGGAAACGCAGGTTATCGATCTGGCGTCGCCGGCTTCGATCACCGCTACGTTCAGCGCCATTGCCGCAGGCGGTACGATCGACGGGCTGGTGAACAACGCGGCGCTGGCTACCGGCGTCGGCGGTAAAACCATGATGGAATACGATATTGATCTGTGGGATCGGGTCATGCAGGTCAACGTGCGCGGCACCTGGCTGGTGAGCCAGGCAGCGGTGCCGCTGCTGGCGCAAAACCCGCATGCCAAGATCGTCAATGTGGCTTCGGATACCGCGCTGTGGGGCGCACCGCGCCTGATGGCCTACGTGGCCAGCAAAGGGGCGATTATCTCGATGACCCGCTCGATGGCGCGTGAATTGGGCCCGCAGGGGATTTGCGTTAACGCTATCGCACCGGGTCTGACGCGGGTAGAAGCGACCGAATATGTACCCGCCGAGCGCCACCAACTGTACGAACAGGGCCGGGCGCTGGCCGGGGCGCAACATCCTGACGACGTGAACGGCACGGTGCTTTATCTGCTGTCGCCGCTGGCGAATTTCGTGACCGGTCAACTGTTGCCGGTTAACGGCGGTTTCGTCTTTAACTGA
- a CDS encoding IclR family transcriptional regulator: MADDQACKYLIPGLDRGLQLLLAFGEQHKEMTFAELHRLVDMPKATAYRVVQTLEHLGFLERNPRTNTFALGIKVLRLGFEYIASLDVAQAGQPVIEQLRDRSQCSSHLAIRDERDVIYIARVSAAGSQINQVSVGTRLPVHRTSLGRMLLTSATREEFELLYPQEQLPGSGPGTPADRETLWQMVQQDKARGYVIGESFFRHGISSIVYPIFNREQRVEAVVSIMVPFDEIPKADRERLRKEVRDAAEKISGFLGAPPQANVG; the protein is encoded by the coding sequence ATGGCAGACGATCAAGCGTGTAAGTATCTGATCCCGGGGCTGGATCGCGGGTTACAGCTGCTGCTGGCGTTTGGCGAGCAGCACAAGGAAATGACCTTTGCAGAATTACATCGCCTGGTCGATATGCCGAAGGCGACCGCCTACCGCGTGGTGCAAACGCTGGAGCATCTGGGTTTTCTGGAGCGTAACCCGCGCACCAACACCTTTGCGCTGGGCATCAAGGTGCTGCGGCTCGGTTTTGAATATATCGCCTCGCTGGACGTGGCGCAGGCCGGCCAACCGGTGATCGAACAGCTGCGCGATCGCAGCCAATGCAGCAGCCATCTGGCGATCCGCGATGAGCGCGATGTGATCTACATCGCCCGCGTCAGCGCCGCCGGTTCGCAAATCAATCAGGTCAGCGTCGGCACTCGCCTGCCGGTACACCGGACTTCGCTCGGCCGCATGCTGCTGACCAGCGCCACCCGCGAAGAGTTCGAGCTGTTGTATCCGCAGGAACAATTACCGGGCAGCGGGCCGGGCACCCCGGCGGATCGTGAAACTTTGTGGCAGATGGTTCAGCAGGACAAGGCGCGCGGCTATGTGATCGGCGAGTCGTTCTTTCGCCACGGCATCTCTTCGATCGTCTATCCGATCTTCAACCGCGAGCAGCGGGTTGAGGCCGTGGTCAGCATTATGGTGCCGTTCGATGAGATCCCGAAAGCGGATCGCGAGCGGCTGCGCAAGGAAGTGCGGGACGCCGCAGAGAAAATCTCCGGCTTCCTGGGCGCACCGCCGCAGGCAAACGTCGGTTAA
- a CDS encoding VOC family protein produces the protein MSIIGIEKLEFGVEDLPTCEKFMRNFGLQAAQQHWGERQREFTTLSGARVVLHPLQSEALPAAFEGGSTLRRMTWGVGSPSELAALAPLLAQMPGFRRVGGELECRDPNGMTLRFSVSQQRDVELPVSPINQWGDVRRIDQPSPVYAQAQPINIGHVVFFVEDLAATEKFYREVLGFQVSDRYIDRAVFLRTQARGGHHNLFLLKLPNRPRGLNHVAFTVRDIHEVIGGGIAMNKEKWSTFIGPGRHPISSAYFWYVNSPTGGAFEYYTNDDYLTENWQPRELEHSLVSFTEWAVEGGIDHDTRRQQKKPEAV, from the coding sequence ATGAGCATAATCGGAATCGAAAAGCTGGAATTTGGCGTCGAAGATCTGCCAACTTGCGAAAAATTCATGCGGAACTTCGGCCTGCAGGCGGCACAGCAGCATTGGGGGGAACGCCAGCGCGAATTCACTACCCTGAGCGGTGCGCGCGTGGTGCTGCATCCGTTGCAGAGTGAAGCATTGCCGGCGGCGTTCGAGGGCGGTTCTACCCTGCGCCGCATGACCTGGGGCGTTGGCAGCCCAAGCGAATTGGCGGCTCTGGCTCCGTTGCTGGCGCAAATGCCGGGTTTCCGTCGGGTTGGAGGAGAGCTGGAGTGCCGCGATCCGAACGGCATGACGCTGCGCTTTAGCGTCAGCCAACAGCGCGATGTCGAGTTGCCGGTATCGCCGATCAATCAATGGGGCGACGTGCGCCGCATCGATCAGCCCAGCCCGGTGTATGCGCAGGCGCAACCTATCAACATCGGTCACGTGGTGTTCTTCGTCGAAGACCTCGCCGCCACCGAAAAATTTTACCGTGAAGTGCTGGGTTTTCAGGTCTCGGATCGCTATATCGATCGCGCGGTGTTCCTGCGGACCCAGGCGCGCGGCGGCCATCACAATCTGTTCCTGCTGAAACTGCCTAATCGCCCGCGTGGCCTCAATCACGTGGCCTTTACCGTACGCGACATCCACGAGGTGATCGGCGGCGGCATCGCCATGAACAAAGAGAAGTGGAGCACCTTTATCGGCCCCGGCCGCCATCCGATCTCCTCGGCCTATTTCTGGTACGTCAACAGCCCGACCGGCGGTGCATTCGAGTACTACACCAACGACGATTACCTGACCGAAAACTGGCAACCGCGTGAGCTGGAGCATTCTCTGGTGTCGTTCACCGAGTGGGCGGTGGAAGGCGGTATCGACCACGACACGCGCCGCCAGCAGAAAAAACCGGAGGCGGTATGA
- a CDS encoding NAD(P)/FAD-dependent oxidoreductase: MNRPVQAGIVIIGGGQAGGWAAKTLRDRGYAGRLTVVSDEPYDFYERPPLSKAVLLDGNAPLSRLFSEQVVAGLNIDWYRPLRAEAIDGQRQIVTLSDGRQLQFEQLLIATGGRPRVPNASWASHPRVMTLRSWDDAAKLRQALQGCRQLAIVGGGWIGLEIAASARRLGAEVTVFERQPALCMRSVGADVSQALLELHQQQGVTVRCGCGEISLEDRDGAAWIGSESSDPQAFDLVVVGIGVELNLELAHSAGLRVDAGIVIDGQGRTSHPAIFAAGDVARHPTLGLCLQSWAYAQNQAISTACAMLDAFAAPYSDVAWLWSDQYDTNIQILGVPIGGVHQVVRRTPQSQVFFTLNADRQLVQMVAFNDARTIKLGKRWLAGGRVLEPQQLADAEFSLMALK; the protein is encoded by the coding sequence ATGAACCGGCCAGTGCAGGCGGGCATCGTGATTATCGGCGGCGGGCAGGCCGGCGGTTGGGCGGCGAAAACGCTGCGCGATCGCGGTTATGCAGGCCGGCTGACGGTTGTCAGCGATGAACCCTACGACTTTTACGAACGTCCGCCGCTCTCCAAGGCGGTGTTGCTGGACGGCAATGCGCCGCTCAGCAGGCTGTTCAGCGAACAGGTGGTCGCCGGGCTGAACATCGACTGGTACCGTCCGTTGCGTGCCGAAGCCATTGATGGGCAGCGGCAAATCGTCACGCTCAGCGATGGGCGGCAGCTACAGTTTGAGCAACTGTTGATCGCCACCGGCGGTCGCCCGCGTGTGCCGAATGCCTCCTGGGCCAGCCATCCGCGGGTGATGACGCTGCGCTCCTGGGACGATGCGGCAAAACTGCGCCAGGCATTGCAAGGGTGTCGCCAGTTGGCGATCGTCGGCGGCGGCTGGATTGGGCTGGAGATCGCCGCTTCCGCCCGACGGCTCGGTGCCGAGGTGACGGTGTTCGAGCGCCAGCCCGCGCTGTGCATGCGCAGCGTAGGCGCTGACGTTTCGCAGGCGTTGCTTGAGCTGCACCAGCAGCAGGGCGTAACGGTACGTTGCGGCTGCGGCGAGATCTCGCTGGAGGATCGTGACGGCGCTGCCTGGATCGGCAGCGAAAGCAGCGATCCTCAGGCTTTCGATCTGGTGGTGGTGGGTATCGGCGTCGAGCTTAACCTCGAGCTGGCGCATAGCGCCGGGTTGAGGGTGGACGCCGGCATCGTGATCGATGGCCAGGGGCGCACCAGCCACCCGGCAATCTTCGCCGCCGGCGATGTGGCGCGCCACCCGACGCTTGGCCTGTGCCTGCAGTCCTGGGCCTATGCGCAGAATCAGGCGATCAGCACCGCTTGCGCGATGCTGGATGCCTTTGCCGCCCCATACAGCGACGTGGCCTGGCTGTGGTCGGATCAATACGACACCAATATTCAGATCCTCGGCGTGCCGATCGGCGGGGTGCATCAAGTGGTGCGCCGCACGCCGCAGTCGCAGGTGTTCTTTACGCTCAACGCCGACCGGCAGTTGGTGCAGATGGTGGCGTTTAACGACGCTCGCACCATCAAGCTGGGCAAACGCTGGCTGGCCGGCGGGCGGGTGCTGGAGCCGCAGCAGTTGGCGGACGCGGAGTTTTCTTTAATGGCGTTGAAATAA
- a CDS encoding MFS transporter encodes MTTQDIDARAGRVGDAVAENPQQRVRWSVPIALFACVLLAFFDKISIAALFSDGEFQQALGISFDPARLGLLMSAFLFSYGISSMLLSGIGDRLNPVKVLIGMMVVWGVLMVLMGLSRSYHTMMTLRILLGIAEGPLLPMAYAIIRQAFPQRLQARATMLWLLGTPLGAALGFPVTLYILNTFDWQTTFFFMAFLTLPVMLLVLFGMRHLNVARPAAKTDAQPVAAERKQRRRELLRNPHFWMICLFNIAFLTYLWGMNGWLPSYLIKGKGIHLEHAGYLSSLPFIAMLLGEVVGAWLSDKLDRRALACFVSLCGAGLGLAVVLHLQGTYSVIAAMAFSTFMWGAGAPNIFALLAKATSSKVSATAGGIFNGLGNFAGALAPVLMGALIAATGNMDNGLLFLVVMAFIGSVILLPLLRKY; translated from the coding sequence ATGACTACGCAAGACATTGACGCCCGCGCTGGACGGGTGGGGGACGCCGTTGCCGAAAATCCGCAGCAACGAGTTCGCTGGTCGGTACCGATCGCGCTGTTCGCCTGCGTGCTGCTGGCGTTTTTCGACAAGATCAGCATTGCGGCGCTGTTTTCCGACGGCGAGTTCCAGCAGGCGCTGGGCATCAGTTTTGACCCGGCGCGGCTCGGCTTGCTGATGAGTGCGTTTTTGTTCTCTTACGGCATCTCCTCCATGCTGCTGAGCGGCATTGGCGACCGGCTGAATCCGGTGAAAGTGCTGATCGGCATGATGGTGGTGTGGGGCGTGCTGATGGTGTTGATGGGGCTGTCCCGTTCTTATCACACCATGATGACGCTGCGCATCCTGCTCGGCATCGCGGAAGGGCCATTGCTGCCGATGGCGTACGCCATTATCCGCCAGGCCTTCCCGCAACGCTTGCAGGCTCGCGCCACCATGCTGTGGCTGCTTGGCACGCCGCTGGGAGCCGCGCTCGGCTTCCCGGTGACGCTGTATATTCTCAACACCTTCGATTGGCAGACCACCTTCTTCTTTATGGCGTTTTTGACGCTACCGGTAATGCTGTTGGTGCTGTTTGGCATGCGCCACCTGAACGTGGCGCGCCCGGCAGCCAAAACCGATGCGCAACCTGTGGCTGCGGAGCGTAAACAACGGCGTCGGGAACTGTTGCGCAATCCGCATTTCTGGATGATTTGCCTGTTTAACATCGCTTTCCTGACCTACCTGTGGGGCATGAACGGCTGGCTGCCCAGCTACCTGATCAAGGGGAAAGGCATCCATCTGGAACACGCCGGTTACCTGTCATCGCTGCCATTTATCGCCATGCTGCTCGGCGAAGTGGTCGGCGCCTGGCTGTCGGACAAACTGGATCGTCGCGCGCTGGCCTGCTTTGTCTCGCTGTGCGGCGCCGGGCTGGGCCTGGCCGTGGTACTGCATCTGCAAGGCACCTACAGCGTGATTGCCGCCATGGCCTTCAGCACCTTTATGTGGGGGGCCGGCGCGCCGAACATCTTTGCGCTGCTGGCGAAAGCGACCAGCAGCAAGGTCAGCGCCACCGCAGGCGGTATTTTCAACGGATTGGGCAATTTTGCCGGCGCATTGGCGCCGGTGCTGATGGGGGCGCTGATCGCCGCCACCGGCAACATGGATAACGGCCTGCTGTTTCTGGTGGTGATGGCCTTTATCGGCAGCGTCATTCTGCTGCCGTTGCTGAGAAAGTACTGA
- a CDS encoding cupin domain-containing protein translates to MSQVEKHAGVKPQDQSIENWVESRIARFEGRKYDWNALKFQADYDPKYRRAQMRYIGTGATGVVNDTNTIPAGNFTFSTMVLPSKCEGPLHLHDDVEEVFFMLKGSITLMIQDGAEYYETKLKERDLISVPAGVYRGLFNHGEEEALMCVMLGTAKPETPTYPADHPLSKVKRN, encoded by the coding sequence ATGTCCCAGGTTGAGAAACACGCCGGCGTCAAGCCGCAGGATCAGTCGATAGAAAATTGGGTGGAATCACGTATCGCCCGCTTTGAAGGCCGTAAATATGACTGGAACGCGTTGAAGTTCCAGGCCGACTACGACCCGAAATACCGCCGTGCGCAGATGCGCTATATCGGCACCGGCGCTACCGGGGTGGTTAACGACACCAATACCATTCCGGCGGGAAACTTCACCTTCTCCACCATGGTGTTGCCGTCGAAATGCGAAGGGCCGCTGCACCTGCATGACGACGTGGAAGAAGTGTTCTTTATGCTGAAAGGCAGCATCACGCTGATGATCCAGGATGGCGCGGAATATTACGAAACCAAGCTGAAAGAGCGCGATCTGATCTCGGTGCCGGCCGGTGTCTACCGTGGGTTGTTCAATCACGGTGAGGAAGAGGCGCTGATGTGCGTGATGCTCGGCACGGCCAAACCGGAAACGCCGACCTACCCGGCCGATCACCCGTTATCCAAAGTGAAACGCAACTGA
- a CDS encoding alpha/beta fold hydrolase — MKGLAQRQQRRCGGYSLSWREAGHGRPVVLLHGISSGSASWIKQFNDAGLTDAHRLLAWDAPGYGGSLPLAAAESDAAAYAAALAALVTELELEQPLIIGHSLGALIASAYAAGYPDGLCGLVLADPAQGYATATEEKRRQVYGQRKQMIETLGPLGYGEQRAAALLSEKASEQDITWVRNGMQQLDPEGFLGAAWMLANEDIDRYLMRYRGPLEVWCGDQDRITPPEAAARLAQRHDAPLRLIDGAGHASYLEAPALFNRYLQDFTGAIQP, encoded by the coding sequence ATGAAGGGTCTGGCGCAACGTCAGCAGCGGCGCTGCGGGGGATACTCCCTCAGTTGGCGCGAAGCGGGGCACGGCCGACCGGTAGTGTTGCTGCATGGCATCAGCTCCGGTTCGGCTTCGTGGATAAAGCAGTTTAACGACGCTGGGCTGACCGACGCTCACCGTCTGCTGGCCTGGGATGCTCCGGGCTACGGCGGCAGCTTGCCGCTGGCCGCCGCCGAGTCGGACGCCGCCGCCTATGCCGCCGCGCTGGCGGCGCTGGTGACTGAGCTGGAGCTGGAACAACCGCTGATTATCGGCCACTCGCTTGGCGCGTTGATCGCCAGCGCCTATGCCGCAGGTTATCCGGACGGGCTGTGCGGGCTGGTGCTGGCGGACCCTGCACAGGGTTACGCCACGGCGACGGAGGAAAAACGGCGTCAGGTGTACGGCCAACGCAAACAGATGATTGAAACGCTGGGGCCGTTGGGCTACGGCGAACAGCGGGCGGCTGCGCTGCTGAGTGAAAAGGCGTCGGAACAAGATATCACCTGGGTGCGCAATGGCATGCAGCAGCTCGATCCCGAGGGTTTTCTCGGTGCCGCCTGGATGCTGGCCAACGAGGATATCGACCGTTATTTGATGCGCTATCGCGGCCCGCTGGAAGTGTGGTGCGGTGATCAAGACCGTATCACGCCCCCCGAGGCGGCCGCGAGGCTGGCGCAACGGCATGACGCGCCGCTGCGCCTGATCGACGGTGCAGGGCATGCCAGCTATCTCGAGGCACCGGCGCTGTTTAACCGCTATTTGCAGGATTTTACGGGAGCAATTCAACCATGA